The Xiphophorus couchianus chromosome 14, X_couchianus-1.0, whole genome shotgun sequence genome includes a region encoding these proteins:
- the LOC114157697 gene encoding nectin-4-like isoform X3 has protein sequence MTSLLYRFSLGLLGLQIFVMGVQGQSEDAPSKVSFTTLEEKETVLPCPYELNEEKVVQVTWYKISYDENKEQMITVHMTDGQYVSEKWKDRVRFKSNQPIVDSTLVITSTKPSDESDYLCQITLFPSGSIVKEMHLTVQTIPISSLDPVYVKEGDSYKVVASCRSVAVPPPELSWDTELNGHAVKQISDKGVVSTHFSLHPLRSMNGKKLDCLVHHPVYDKPRRIQNQLVVHFPPNAEVSGYSKKWSVGMENAALTCKHAGSPEPALTWTRLGGQLPSGAVPHPDGRLVFERPLNTNDSGTYQCLVKNSEGEDKDTVTIALGAETTIDLKKLIFIIAGGVAAGLLILMLILTCHHQRKNKKLKKELTQKKEEISTLSRQASFRRVNSVSTDARDVLLELDEHHPLRVEGTLRNSLSSLGEQARCRDSRSTVSGGRGGGAPAFDSLGRPSIYNNSRRGRDRPMDRDSETRLRVEQYVRNSNMSLQDPRLLPPLLQPTYPVVRSTEILRQMNGNAVIPTEGGSHSGSAIRNYQPPPISCTYQQVAYDEDEIDEGLGGPASQEHPDDQDSVASSSNFSKNRISPQSHNHNPHTSYVHKAQIV, from the exons tgatgGGGGTACAGGGACAGTCTGAGGACGCTCCATCAAAGGTTTCCTTTACGACTTTGGAGGAGAAAGAGACCGTCCTGCCCTGCCCGTACGAGCTGAACGAAGAGAAGGTGGTGCAGGTCACCTGGTATAAGATAAGCTATGATGAGAACAAGGAGCAGATGATTACTGTACACATGACCGATGGCCAGTATG TGTCCGAGAAGTGGAAAGACCGCGTGCGCTTTAAGAGCAATCAACCCATAGTGGATTCGACTCTGGTCATCACCAGCACAAAGCCCTCCGATGAAAGCGATTACCTCTGTCAGATCACTCTTTTCCCATCTGGGAGCATTGTCAAAGAGATGCATCTCACCGTGCAGA CCATTCCTATCAGCTCCTTGGATCCTGTCTATGTAAAGGAGGGCGATTCCTACAAGGTGGTGGCCTCCTGTCGCTCTGTGGCCGTCCCACCTCCTGAGCTCTCCTGGGACACAGAACTGAACGGTCATGCTGTCAAACAGATCTCTGATAAGGGGGTTGTCTCCACACACTTCTCTCTGCACCCTCTGAGGAGTATGAATGGAAAGAAGCTGGACTGCCTGGTTCACCATCCAGTATATGACAAACCGCGCAGGATCCAAAATCAACTGGTGGTGCACT ttCCTCCAAACGCTGAAGTGTCTGGCTACAGTAAAAAATGGTCTGTCGGTATGGAGAATGCTGCCCTGACGTGCAAACATGCAGGAAGCCCTGAACCAGCCCTCACTTGGACCAG ATTAGGTGGGCAGCTTCCTAGCGGTGCAGTTCCTCACCCCGATGGAAGACTCGTCTTTGAGCGACCTCTTAACACCAACGACTCCGGCACCTATCAGTGCTTGGTGAAGAACTCAGAGGGTGAAGATAAGGATACTGTGACCATCGCTTTAGGAG CAGAGACCACAATCGATCTCAAGAAGTTGATATTCATCATTGCGGGAGGCGTGGCGGCCGGCCTGCTGATTCTCATGCTCATCCTCACTTGTCACCACCAACGCAAGAACAAGAAGCTGAAGAAGGAGCTGACTCAAAAAAA AGAAGAAATAAGCACTCTGTCCAGACAAGCTTCGTTCAGGAGGGTGAACTCTGTCAGCACTGATGCCAGAGACGTGTTACTAGAA CTTGATGAACACCACCCTCTGAGGGTGGAGGGAACCCTGAGGAACAGCCTGTCATCCCTCGGG GAGCAGGCCCGTTGCCGTGACAGCAGATCAACTGTCTCAGGTGGGCGCGGAGGAGGGGCTCCCGCGTTCGACTCTTTAGGCAGACCGTCCATCTACAACAACTCCCGGAGGGGAAGGGACAGGCCTATGGATCGGGACAGCGAAACCCGGCTTAGAGTAGAGCAATATGTGAGAAACAGCAACATGTCCTTG CAGGACCCTCGATTGCTTCCTCCTCTGCTACAACCGACATATCCCGTGGTCCGCTCAACGGAGATCCTAAGACAGATGAACGGCAATGCCGTCATCCCAACAGAGGGGGGTTCCCATTCAGGAAGCGCCATCAGGAACTACCAGCCCCCTCCCATAAGCTGCACATACCAACAAGTGGCGTACGACGAGGATGAGATCGACGAAGGGCTGGGAGGCCCTGCCAGTCAGGAGCATCCTGACGATCAGGATAGCGTTGCCTCCAGCTCGAATTTCTCAAAGAACAGAATAAGCCCTCAGTCTCACAATCATAACCCCCACACTTCATATGTCCACAAGGCCCAGATTGTTTAG
- the otub1b gene encoding ubiquitin thioesterase OTUB1b yields the protein MRSRRRRKQISIAKMAEEQQESSQGEMEGVNCLAYDEAIIAQQDRIQQEIANSNPLVSDRQDLSVLQREYAEDDTVYQLKLKDLYKKYAYIRKTRPDGNCFYRAFGFAHLESLLDDSKELQKFKAVAAKSKLDLVSEGFTEFTIEDFHNTFMDLIELCEKHPRLQELLNSFNDQNMSDYVVVYLRLLTSGYLQREHGFFEHFIEGGRTIKEFCQQEVEPMSKESDHIHIIALAKALNVSILVEYMDRGEGGSVNNHIFPEGGDPRIFLLYRPGHYDILYK from the exons ATGAGGTCACGGAGAAGGAGGAAACAGATCTCGATAGCTAAGATGGCGGAGGAACAGCAGGAATCCTCGCAGGGAGAGATGGAAG GAGTTAATTGTCTCGCCTACGATGAGGCCATAATCGCTCAACAGGACAGGATTCAGCAGGAG ATCGCAAACAGCAACCCGCTAGTGTCGGACAGACAGGACCTGTCGGTGCTGCAGAGAGAATACGCTGAGGACGACACGGTTTATCAACTCAAGCTCAAG GACCTATACAAAAAGTACGCGTATATCCGCAAAACACGACCAGATGGAAACTGCTTTTACAGAGCCTTCGGCTTCGCACATCTAGAGTCGCTGCTAGACGACAGCAAAGAACTTCAGAA atttaaagcaGTTGCAGCTAAAAGCAAACTAGACCTGGTTAGCGAAGGCTTCACTGAGTTTACCATTGAGGATTTCCACAACACG TTCATGGACTTGATTGAACTGTGTGAGAAACATCCGAGGCTGCAGGAGCTGCTGAACTCTTTCAATGACCAGAACATGTCCGACTACGTTGTCGTTTACCTGCGCCTCCTTACCTCAGGCTACTTGCAGCGAGAGCATGGCTTCTTCGAGCATTTCATCGAGGGAGGACGTACCATCAAGGAGTTCTGTCAGCAG GAAGTAGAGCCTATGTCTAAAGAAAGTGACCACATTCACATCATTGCCTTAGCCAAGGCCCTGAATGTATCCATTCTGGTGGAGTACATGGACAGAGGGGAAGGAGGGTCTGTCAATAACCACATCTTCCCTGAAGGGGGCGACCCACGCATCTTCCTGCTGTACAGACCAGGCCATTACGACATCCTGTACAAATAA
- the LOC114157697 gene encoding nectin-4-like isoform X2 codes for MTSLLYRFSLGLLGLQIFVMGVQGQSEDAPSKVSFTTLEEKETVLPCPYELNEEKVVQVTWYKISYDENKEQMITVHMTDGQYVSEKWKDRVRFKSNQPIVDSTLVITSTKPSDESDYLCQITLFPSGSIVKEMHLTVQTIPISSLDPVYVKEGDSYKVVASCRSVAVPPPELSWDTELNGHAVKQISDKGVVSTHFSLHPLRSMNGKKLDCLVHHPVYDKPRRIQNQLVVHFPPNAEVSGYSKKWSVGMENAALTCKHAGSPEPALTWTRLGGQLPSGAVPHPDGRLVFERPLNTNDSGTYQCLVKNSEGEDKDTVTIALGETTIDLKKLIFIIAGGVAAGLLILMLILTCHHQRKNKKLKKELTQKKEEISTLSRQASFRRVNSVSTDARDVLLELDEHHPLRVEGTLRNSLSSLGVSLQINEQARCRDSRSTVSGGRGGGAPAFDSLGRPSIYNNSRRGRDRPMDRDSETRLRVEQYVRNSNMSLQDPRLLPPLLQPTYPVVRSTEILRQMNGNAVIPTEGGSHSGSAIRNYQPPPISCTYQQVAYDEDEIDEGLGGPASQEHPDDQDSVASSSNFSKNRISPQSHNHNPHTSYVHKAQIV; via the exons tgatgGGGGTACAGGGACAGTCTGAGGACGCTCCATCAAAGGTTTCCTTTACGACTTTGGAGGAGAAAGAGACCGTCCTGCCCTGCCCGTACGAGCTGAACGAAGAGAAGGTGGTGCAGGTCACCTGGTATAAGATAAGCTATGATGAGAACAAGGAGCAGATGATTACTGTACACATGACCGATGGCCAGTATG TGTCCGAGAAGTGGAAAGACCGCGTGCGCTTTAAGAGCAATCAACCCATAGTGGATTCGACTCTGGTCATCACCAGCACAAAGCCCTCCGATGAAAGCGATTACCTCTGTCAGATCACTCTTTTCCCATCTGGGAGCATTGTCAAAGAGATGCATCTCACCGTGCAGA CCATTCCTATCAGCTCCTTGGATCCTGTCTATGTAAAGGAGGGCGATTCCTACAAGGTGGTGGCCTCCTGTCGCTCTGTGGCCGTCCCACCTCCTGAGCTCTCCTGGGACACAGAACTGAACGGTCATGCTGTCAAACAGATCTCTGATAAGGGGGTTGTCTCCACACACTTCTCTCTGCACCCTCTGAGGAGTATGAATGGAAAGAAGCTGGACTGCCTGGTTCACCATCCAGTATATGACAAACCGCGCAGGATCCAAAATCAACTGGTGGTGCACT ttCCTCCAAACGCTGAAGTGTCTGGCTACAGTAAAAAATGGTCTGTCGGTATGGAGAATGCTGCCCTGACGTGCAAACATGCAGGAAGCCCTGAACCAGCCCTCACTTGGACCAG ATTAGGTGGGCAGCTTCCTAGCGGTGCAGTTCCTCACCCCGATGGAAGACTCGTCTTTGAGCGACCTCTTAACACCAACGACTCCGGCACCTATCAGTGCTTGGTGAAGAACTCAGAGGGTGAAGATAAGGATACTGTGACCATCGCTTTAGGAG AGACCACAATCGATCTCAAGAAGTTGATATTCATCATTGCGGGAGGCGTGGCGGCCGGCCTGCTGATTCTCATGCTCATCCTCACTTGTCACCACCAACGCAAGAACAAGAAGCTGAAGAAGGAGCTGACTCAAAAAAA AGAAGAAATAAGCACTCTGTCCAGACAAGCTTCGTTCAGGAGGGTGAACTCTGTCAGCACTGATGCCAGAGACGTGTTACTAGAA CTTGATGAACACCACCCTCTGAGGGTGGAGGGAACCCTGAGGAACAGCCTGTCATCCCTCGGGGTCAGTCTACAGATCAAT GAGCAGGCCCGTTGCCGTGACAGCAGATCAACTGTCTCAGGTGGGCGCGGAGGAGGGGCTCCCGCGTTCGACTCTTTAGGCAGACCGTCCATCTACAACAACTCCCGGAGGGGAAGGGACAGGCCTATGGATCGGGACAGCGAAACCCGGCTTAGAGTAGAGCAATATGTGAGAAACAGCAACATGTCCTTG CAGGACCCTCGATTGCTTCCTCCTCTGCTACAACCGACATATCCCGTGGTCCGCTCAACGGAGATCCTAAGACAGATGAACGGCAATGCCGTCATCCCAACAGAGGGGGGTTCCCATTCAGGAAGCGCCATCAGGAACTACCAGCCCCCTCCCATAAGCTGCACATACCAACAAGTGGCGTACGACGAGGATGAGATCGACGAAGGGCTGGGAGGCCCTGCCAGTCAGGAGCATCCTGACGATCAGGATAGCGTTGCCTCCAGCTCGAATTTCTCAAAGAACAGAATAAGCCCTCAGTCTCACAATCATAACCCCCACACTTCATATGTCCACAAGGCCCAGATTGTTTAG
- the LOC114157697 gene encoding nectin-4-like isoform X1 yields the protein MTSLLYRFSLGLLGLQIFVMGVQGQSEDAPSKVSFTTLEEKETVLPCPYELNEEKVVQVTWYKISYDENKEQMITVHMTDGQYVSEKWKDRVRFKSNQPIVDSTLVITSTKPSDESDYLCQITLFPSGSIVKEMHLTVQTIPISSLDPVYVKEGDSYKVVASCRSVAVPPPELSWDTELNGHAVKQISDKGVVSTHFSLHPLRSMNGKKLDCLVHHPVYDKPRRIQNQLVVHFPPNAEVSGYSKKWSVGMENAALTCKHAGSPEPALTWTRLGGQLPSGAVPHPDGRLVFERPLNTNDSGTYQCLVKNSEGEDKDTVTIALGAETTIDLKKLIFIIAGGVAAGLLILMLILTCHHQRKNKKLKKELTQKKEEISTLSRQASFRRVNSVSTDARDVLLELDEHHPLRVEGTLRNSLSSLGVSLQINEQARCRDSRSTVSGGRGGGAPAFDSLGRPSIYNNSRRGRDRPMDRDSETRLRVEQYVRNSNMSLQDPRLLPPLLQPTYPVVRSTEILRQMNGNAVIPTEGGSHSGSAIRNYQPPPISCTYQQVAYDEDEIDEGLGGPASQEHPDDQDSVASSSNFSKNRISPQSHNHNPHTSYVHKAQIV from the exons tgatgGGGGTACAGGGACAGTCTGAGGACGCTCCATCAAAGGTTTCCTTTACGACTTTGGAGGAGAAAGAGACCGTCCTGCCCTGCCCGTACGAGCTGAACGAAGAGAAGGTGGTGCAGGTCACCTGGTATAAGATAAGCTATGATGAGAACAAGGAGCAGATGATTACTGTACACATGACCGATGGCCAGTATG TGTCCGAGAAGTGGAAAGACCGCGTGCGCTTTAAGAGCAATCAACCCATAGTGGATTCGACTCTGGTCATCACCAGCACAAAGCCCTCCGATGAAAGCGATTACCTCTGTCAGATCACTCTTTTCCCATCTGGGAGCATTGTCAAAGAGATGCATCTCACCGTGCAGA CCATTCCTATCAGCTCCTTGGATCCTGTCTATGTAAAGGAGGGCGATTCCTACAAGGTGGTGGCCTCCTGTCGCTCTGTGGCCGTCCCACCTCCTGAGCTCTCCTGGGACACAGAACTGAACGGTCATGCTGTCAAACAGATCTCTGATAAGGGGGTTGTCTCCACACACTTCTCTCTGCACCCTCTGAGGAGTATGAATGGAAAGAAGCTGGACTGCCTGGTTCACCATCCAGTATATGACAAACCGCGCAGGATCCAAAATCAACTGGTGGTGCACT ttCCTCCAAACGCTGAAGTGTCTGGCTACAGTAAAAAATGGTCTGTCGGTATGGAGAATGCTGCCCTGACGTGCAAACATGCAGGAAGCCCTGAACCAGCCCTCACTTGGACCAG ATTAGGTGGGCAGCTTCCTAGCGGTGCAGTTCCTCACCCCGATGGAAGACTCGTCTTTGAGCGACCTCTTAACACCAACGACTCCGGCACCTATCAGTGCTTGGTGAAGAACTCAGAGGGTGAAGATAAGGATACTGTGACCATCGCTTTAGGAG CAGAGACCACAATCGATCTCAAGAAGTTGATATTCATCATTGCGGGAGGCGTGGCGGCCGGCCTGCTGATTCTCATGCTCATCCTCACTTGTCACCACCAACGCAAGAACAAGAAGCTGAAGAAGGAGCTGACTCAAAAAAA AGAAGAAATAAGCACTCTGTCCAGACAAGCTTCGTTCAGGAGGGTGAACTCTGTCAGCACTGATGCCAGAGACGTGTTACTAGAA CTTGATGAACACCACCCTCTGAGGGTGGAGGGAACCCTGAGGAACAGCCTGTCATCCCTCGGGGTCAGTCTACAGATCAAT GAGCAGGCCCGTTGCCGTGACAGCAGATCAACTGTCTCAGGTGGGCGCGGAGGAGGGGCTCCCGCGTTCGACTCTTTAGGCAGACCGTCCATCTACAACAACTCCCGGAGGGGAAGGGACAGGCCTATGGATCGGGACAGCGAAACCCGGCTTAGAGTAGAGCAATATGTGAGAAACAGCAACATGTCCTTG CAGGACCCTCGATTGCTTCCTCCTCTGCTACAACCGACATATCCCGTGGTCCGCTCAACGGAGATCCTAAGACAGATGAACGGCAATGCCGTCATCCCAACAGAGGGGGGTTCCCATTCAGGAAGCGCCATCAGGAACTACCAGCCCCCTCCCATAAGCTGCACATACCAACAAGTGGCGTACGACGAGGATGAGATCGACGAAGGGCTGGGAGGCCCTGCCAGTCAGGAGCATCCTGACGATCAGGATAGCGTTGCCTCCAGCTCGAATTTCTCAAAGAACAGAATAAGCCCTCAGTCTCACAATCATAACCCCCACACTTCATATGTCCACAAGGCCCAGATTGTTTAG